Proteins from a single region of Chitinophagales bacterium:
- a CDS encoding G-D-S-L family lipolytic protein translates to MRRFFFLIVTLFSAQLVFAQPFANEIAAFRKQDSITMPPKKAILLVGSSSFRLWDNWQDYFPGRKMINRGFGGSSLPDVIRYADDVIFKYRPKQIIIYCGENDFAASDTVSVPTVVERFKTLFGMIRAKYKRVPVAFVSMKPSPSRQKFLTKYVAANAAIKDFLAAQKRTAYIDVYKPMLQPDGNVMTDIFKADNLHMNAKGYAIWKQVMEPYLLQ, encoded by the coding sequence ATGCGTCGTTTCTTTTTCTTGATTGTAACACTATTTTCTGCCCAACTCGTTTTTGCGCAACCTTTTGCAAACGAGATTGCTGCTTTTCGAAAGCAGGATAGTATCACCATGCCGCCTAAAAAAGCGATTCTCTTAGTAGGTAGCTCTTCTTTCAGGCTCTGGGATAATTGGCAGGATTATTTCCCCGGCAGAAAAATGATCAATCGGGGTTTTGGAGGTTCTTCTCTACCTGATGTGATTCGTTATGCCGATGATGTGATATTCAAGTATCGCCCAAAGCAAATCATTATTTACTGTGGTGAGAATGATTTTGCCGCAAGCGATACGGTTTCTGTGCCTACTGTTGTGGAGCGGTTTAAGACCTTATTTGGGATGATTCGTGCTAAGTATAAACGTGTGCCCGTAGCTTTTGTTTCCATGAAGCCAAGTCCGTCTCGTCAGAAATTTTTGACTAAATATGTTGCTGCTAATGCAGCGATTAAGGACTTTCTCGCAGCACAAAAGCGTACAGCTTATATTGATGTATATAAGCCCATGTTGCAACCTGATGGCAATGTGATGACAGATATCTTTAAGGCAGATAACTTGCACATGAATGCCAAAGGCTATGCTATTTGGAAACAAGTAATGGAACCATATCTTTTACAATAA
- a CDS encoding endonuclease/exonuclease/phosphatase family protein, with amino-acid sequence MRKFLLVTAVLFASLVQAQLKTVVMSYNIRFDSPNDGENKWEIRRGHLAGLVSYHDPEFLGVQEALHHQLQYLQESLPNFKWIGVGRDDGQQKGEYSALLYRADLYECLQQKTVWLSPTPDKPSKGWDAALERICTYGLFKHKKSKKLIWVMNTHFDHVGKEARLESAKQLWQLAESLQQQKKIPLVLMGDLNVRPEDPPLVFLNSVMDHARNLCAQPYGNPDTWNAFRFKEKPNGQIDHIFLHRAFPATVLKYATITDSYDLKYPSDHLPVLAHLQFK; translated from the coding sequence ATGAGAAAATTCTTACTGGTAACGGCAGTCTTGTTTGCTTCCTTGGTGCAAGCGCAGTTGAAAACTGTGGTGATGAGCTACAATATCCGTTTTGATTCACCCAACGATGGTGAAAACAAATGGGAGATTAGGCGTGGTCATTTGGCTGGACTGGTGAGTTATCATGATCCGGAATTCTTAGGCGTGCAGGAAGCGCTGCATCATCAATTACAATATTTACAGGAATCATTGCCCAATTTCAAATGGATTGGTGTGGGCAGAGATGATGGTCAACAAAAAGGTGAATACTCTGCACTCTTATATAGAGCTGATCTCTATGAATGTTTACAACAAAAAACTGTTTGGTTATCGCCTACACCGGATAAGCCTTCGAAAGGATGGGATGCTGCATTAGAGCGTATTTGTACTTACGGTTTGTTCAAACATAAAAAATCGAAAAAGCTGATCTGGGTAATGAATACCCATTTCGATCATGTAGGTAAGGAAGCAAGATTGGAATCTGCCAAGCAATTGTGGCAACTGGCTGAATCTTTGCAACAGCAAAAGAAAATACCGCTGGTCTTGATGGGCGATTTGAATGTAAGACCTGAAGACCCTCCATTGGTGTTCTTGAATAGTGTGATGGATCACGCTAGAAATTTGTGTGCACAGCCTTACGGTAATCCGGATACTTGGAATGCTTTCCGCTTCAAGGAAAAACCCAATGGCCAGATTGATCATATCTTCTTACACCGAGCTTTTCCCGCTACAGTACTGAAATATGCCACTATTACGGACTCCTATGATTTGAAATACCCATCAGATCATTTGCCTGTACTGGCACATCTTCAATTCAAATAG
- a CDS encoding beta-glucosidase, whose product MKQVFSVLLASCCVLITSAQPNSKEKNSIAPVGVIKGLSDEALMETVQRQTFRFFWHYAHPVSGLARERSNTVKARYYWDYINEAWDEPNLSTTTFGEEACAIGGTGFGILSTIVAVERGWIGRDTAVKRLIKIADFLIRADAYHGIYPHFMDGKTGKAIPFDRLDDGADLVETSYLLMGFLCAKEYFNKDNSIEKYLRKRVDQMWGAANWNWHTNGENKLYWHWSPNNGFDMNFPIWGWNECLITYVLAAASPRHGISKAVYDGTWAGSSGFKNGKSYYGYTLPLGNFDKGGPLFFEQYTFMGINPNGLKDSLGIDYFEQARKHTLINRAYCIENPKKYKGYSEFCWGLTAGDSYKGYVAHCPEVDMGVIQPTAAIASLPFTPKESMQAMRYFYEELGNKIWSPYGFVDGFSIHHNWYAKSHLAIDQGPIVVMIENHRTQLIWKLFMQIPDVQNGLKKLGFVFPTTTTK is encoded by the coding sequence ATGAAACAAGTGTTCTCTGTATTGTTGGCTTCTTGTTGTGTGCTGATAACATCGGCGCAGCCAAATAGCAAAGAGAAAAATAGTATCGCGCCAGTTGGTGTGATAAAAGGTTTGAGTGATGAGGCATTGATGGAAACCGTGCAAAGACAAACCTTTCGTTTTTTCTGGCATTACGCGCACCCTGTTAGCGGATTGGCACGTGAAAGAAGCAATACTGTAAAAGCGCGTTATTACTGGGATTATATCAATGAAGCTTGGGATGAGCCTAATCTGAGTACAACCACTTTTGGCGAAGAAGCATGTGCTATTGGTGGAACAGGATTTGGTATACTAAGTACAATTGTTGCGGTAGAACGTGGCTGGATTGGCAGAGATACTGCTGTAAAACGACTGATCAAGATTGCTGATTTTCTCATTCGTGCAGATGCGTATCATGGTATCTACCCACATTTCATGGATGGTAAAACAGGCAAAGCCATTCCATTCGATCGTTTGGATGACGGTGCTGACTTGGTGGAAACATCTTATCTACTTATGGGCTTTCTCTGTGCGAAAGAATATTTCAACAAAGACAATAGCATTGAAAAATACTTACGCAAAAGAGTGGATCAGATGTGGGGTGCAGCCAATTGGAACTGGCATACCAATGGCGAAAATAAATTGTACTGGCACTGGAGTCCTAACAACGGCTTCGATATGAATTTTCCCATCTGGGGTTGGAATGAATGTTTGATCACCTATGTGCTGGCAGCGGCATCGCCCAGACATGGCATTAGCAAAGCTGTTTATGATGGCACATGGGCCGGTAGTAGTGGCTTTAAAAATGGAAAATCTTACTACGGCTATACTTTGCCACTGGGCAATTTTGATAAAGGCGGCCCGCTTTTCTTTGAGCAATACACATTCATGGGTATCAATCCCAACGGCTTAAAAGATAGCTTAGGTATTGACTATTTTGAGCAGGCCAGAAAGCATACACTGATCAATCGTGCATATTGCATAGAGAATCCTAAAAAATACAAAGGATACAGTGAGTTCTGCTGGGGGCTTACAGCCGGCGATAGCTACAAAGGTTATGTGGCACATTGCCCTGAAGTAGATATGGGCGTTATTCAACCAACAGCAGCCATTGCATCTCTACCATTTACGCCTAAGGAAAGTATGCAAGCCATGCGTTATTTTTATGAGGAGCTGGGTAATAAGATATGGAGCCCTTATGGCTTTGTGGATGGATTCAGTATTCATCATAACTGGTATGCGAAATCACATTTGGCGATTGACCAAGGCCCTATTGTAGTGATGATTGAAAACCATCGTACCCAACTTATCTGGAAATTGTTCATGCAGATTCCGGATGTACAAAACGGATTAAAGAAACTTGGTTTTGTTTTTCCAACAACTACAACTAAATAA
- a CDS encoding Gfo/Idh/MocA family oxidoreductase — protein sequence MATTISRADFLQRTAMAGAAVLLQSLESWAGESNQVLRVGIIGCGSVSNRYIPHLQTSPHVKIVSLCDIRYERAVAQNKQYNVGAATYASIDAMLKGVPFDMLVTLTDMQAHGALNKQALLAGKHVWSEKPMANTYTEGKALFELAKQKNLRIWGAPAVVNSPQFVFMSKAIQDGKLGKVSAAHGQYGHTGPTWSAFFYEQGGGSMPDLGVYNMATLTGLLGPATSVMAMTSIVTPERQVDDKGKITVVAEDNAHVLLSHANGVISHVMCGFNYFDPHGHEATNQTLHSIQIYGTHGNMRLIGYDWEPNGVYLDTSWSEPPVLHQKNAEGYQWQEGATKVAESLVQKTEPRIAAEHALHVLEIIEAARKSQETGKRIALSSKFTWPMV from the coding sequence ATGGCTACAACTATTAGCAGAGCCGATTTTTTACAGAGAACAGCCATGGCAGGTGCCGCTGTTTTATTACAGTCACTGGAATCGTGGGCTGGAGAATCCAACCAAGTGCTACGTGTTGGCATCATTGGTTGTGGCAGTGTGAGCAATCGCTATATTCCGCATCTGCAAACTTCACCTCATGTGAAAATCGTAAGTCTTTGTGACATTCGTTACGAAAGAGCTGTTGCACAGAACAAGCAATACAATGTAGGTGCTGCTACGTATGCAAGCATAGATGCGATGCTGAAAGGGGTGCCCTTTGATATGCTCGTTACGCTTACGGATATGCAAGCACATGGTGCTTTGAATAAGCAAGCTTTACTTGCTGGCAAACATGTGTGGAGTGAAAAGCCCATGGCCAATACTTATACTGAAGGAAAAGCTTTGTTTGAATTGGCCAAACAAAAAAACTTACGCATCTGGGGTGCACCCGCAGTGGTGAATAGTCCGCAATTTGTTTTCATGAGTAAAGCGATTCAGGATGGTAAATTAGGTAAGGTTTCAGCTGCACATGGGCAGTACGGACATACCGGGCCCACCTGGAGTGCTTTTTTCTATGAACAAGGCGGCGGTAGTATGCCTGATCTGGGTGTGTACAATATGGCTACACTTACTGGATTATTGGGTCCTGCTACCAGTGTAATGGCTATGACAAGTATTGTAACACCTGAGCGACAGGTAGACGATAAGGGAAAGATTACAGTAGTAGCTGAAGACAATGCACATGTATTGTTATCGCATGCCAACGGAGTGATCAGTCATGTGATGTGCGGCTTCAATTATTTTGATCCACATGGACATGAAGCCACTAATCAAACCCTGCATTCTATTCAGATTTATGGTACGCATGGGAATATGCGCTTGATTGGTTACGATTGGGAACCGAATGGTGTGTACTTGGATACATCGTGGTCAGAGCCACCAGTATTGCACCAAAAAAATGCAGAAGGCTATCAATGGCAGGAAGGTGCCACAAAAGTGGCAGAATCATTGGTGCAAAAAACTGAACCAAGAATTGCAGCAGAACATGCTTTGCATGTATTGGAAATTATTGAAGCAGCAAGAAAATCACAAGAAACAGGAAAGCGTATTGCATTAAGCAGCAAGTTTACCTGGCCCATGGTATAG
- a CDS encoding GMC family oxidoreductase, which translates to MSDSTTHINTKGKATHTYDAIVIGSGISGGCAAKELCEKGLRTLVLERGRNVEHNKDYPTMQRNTWEFAHRGQMPRAFVDENPLITKAAGFAEDTAHFFIKDADHPYIQEKPFDWIRGYQVGGKSLTWGRSCQRWSDWDFSAPQRYGYAIDWPIRYKDIAPWYAHAEKFVGICGTKENIESMPDGEFLPGYELNCVEQHMRDVLKQQFNRHYITGRWAHLTEPTAVHLEQGRGQCQNRNLCMRGCPFGGYFSSVSSTLPWAARTGLLTVRPHSVVHSIIYDEAAGRAVGVRVIDAETKAAMEFYAKIIFVNASALNTNLILLNSTSNRFPNGLGNDNGLMGKYICFHNYRGSMGGSFEGFTDQYYKVRKPAECVIPNFRNLKQQETDFLGGYVIFSGAYRENQSYNVPDGIGAAYKDALSEPGKWGMYMYMQGETIPKESNHVRLSKEKQDQYGIPLLITSVGYDENDEKMLKDFFEQGKLMMEAAGATDIHWHDSKQAPGLDIHEMGGVRMGRDPKTSLLNEWNQLHACKNVFVTDGACMTSTGNQSPSILYMALTARAVDHAVRSLKQNEL; encoded by the coding sequence ATGTCAGACAGCACCACACATATCAATACAAAGGGTAAAGCCACACATACTTATGATGCAATCGTTATTGGTAGTGGTATCAGCGGTGGTTGTGCTGCTAAGGAATTATGTGAGAAAGGTTTGCGCACTTTAGTATTAGAGCGTGGTAGAAATGTGGAGCACAATAAGGATTATCCTACGATGCAACGCAATACTTGGGAGTTTGCCCATCGTGGTCAGATGCCGCGAGCATTTGTGGATGAAAATCCACTCATCACCAAAGCGGCAGGCTTTGCGGAAGACACGGCACATTTTTTTATCAAGGATGCAGATCATCCTTACATACAAGAGAAACCATTTGATTGGATACGCGGCTATCAAGTAGGTGGCAAGTCATTAACCTGGGGGCGCTCTTGTCAGCGTTGGAGCGATTGGGATTTTTCTGCACCACAGCGTTATGGTTATGCCATTGATTGGCCCATACGATACAAGGATATTGCACCATGGTATGCACATGCGGAAAAGTTTGTCGGCATTTGCGGTACCAAAGAAAATATTGAGTCCATGCCCGATGGTGAATTCCTGCCGGGCTATGAACTCAATTGTGTTGAGCAGCACATGCGCGATGTGCTGAAGCAACAATTCAATCGTCATTATATCACCGGTAGGTGGGCGCATCTGACTGAGCCTACTGCTGTTCATTTGGAGCAGGGTAGAGGTCAATGCCAGAATAGAAATCTTTGCATGCGTGGTTGTCCCTTCGGCGGGTATTTCAGCAGTGTGTCTAGCACATTGCCATGGGCAGCGAGAACGGGTTTGCTAACAGTTCGTCCGCATAGTGTGGTGCATTCCATTATCTATGATGAAGCAGCAGGTAGGGCTGTTGGTGTGCGTGTGATTGATGCAGAGACAAAGGCTGCAATGGAGTTTTATGCAAAGATCATTTTCGTCAATGCCTCTGCATTAAACACCAACCTTATTTTACTGAACTCAACATCGAATCGTTTTCCTAACGGATTGGGTAATGACAATGGTTTGATGGGTAAGTATATCTGCTTCCATAATTATCGTGGGAGCATGGGCGGTAGTTTCGAAGGATTTACAGACCAATATTACAAAGTGCGTAAACCTGCAGAATGTGTGATTCCCAATTTCCGTAACCTTAAACAACAAGAGACGGATTTTCTGGGTGGTTATGTGATCTTCAGTGGTGCTTATCGGGAAAATCAATCCTATAATGTACCGGATGGTATTGGTGCTGCGTATAAGGATGCTTTGTCTGAGCCCGGCAAATGGGGTATGTATATGTATATGCAGGGAGAAACTATTCCAAAGGAGAGTAATCACGTAAGACTGAGTAAAGAAAAGCAGGATCAGTATGGTATTCCCCTCTTGATTACCTCAGTAGGGTATGATGAGAACGATGAGAAAATGCTGAAAGATTTTTTTGAGCAGGGTAAGCTGATGATGGAAGCAGCCGGCGCAACAGATATTCATTGGCATGATAGTAAACAAGCGCCGGGACTGGATATTCACGAAATGGGTGGTGTGCGTATGGGCAGAGACCCAAAAACATCTTTGTTGAATGAATGGAACCAGTTGCATGCTTGCAAAAATGTATTTGTAACAGATGGTGCCTGCATGACGAGTACGGGTAATCAAAGTCCCAGTATTCTCTACATGGCATTGACAGCTCGCGCGGTAGATCATGCTGTTCGTTCACTCAAACAAAACGAATTATAA
- a CDS encoding beta-glucosidase, with the protein MVAMMPVAAQQQKGIPPLPLQKNLSDSALLDAVQLQTFRYFWDFAHPVSGMARERSNTSFGYGDEVVTTGGTGFGIMATIVAVERKWISRDTAAKHLLKMVNFLLKSDAYHGVFPHWLNGATGKTIPFSRKDDGADLVETSYLFQGLLCARQYFTANNQAERELRNRIGWLWNDIEWNWFTNGGQEVLYWHWSPNNGWAMNFPVRGFNECLIMYVLAASGEKYPVSSAVYHRGWAESNFFKNGKSFYGIKLPLGFDYGGPLFFSHYSFLGLDPRGLKDRYADYWEQNRNHTLINREHCIRNPNGFKGYGVNAWGLTASDTYNGYAAHSPTEDNGTITPTAALSAFPYTPEYSMQALKHFYFTKGNQLWSPYGFVDAYNESQNWVAASHLAIDQGPIIVMIENYRTGLLWKLFMSCPEIQNGLTKLGFESPWIKK; encoded by the coding sequence ATGGTTGCCATGATGCCTGTTGCAGCACAACAGCAGAAGGGCATACCGCCATTGCCATTGCAGAAAAATTTGTCAGACAGTGCTTTGCTGGATGCAGTGCAGTTGCAGACCTTTCGCTATTTCTGGGATTTTGCGCATCCGGTAAGCGGTATGGCTAGAGAGCGAAGCAATACTTCTTTTGGTTATGGCGATGAAGTAGTAACCACCGGTGGAACAGGATTCGGCATCATGGCTACTATTGTAGCCGTAGAAAGAAAATGGATCAGCAGAGATACTGCAGCAAAGCATCTGCTGAAAATGGTGAACTTTTTATTGAAATCAGATGCCTATCATGGTGTTTTCCCGCATTGGCTGAATGGTGCAACTGGAAAAACCATTCCTTTCAGCAGAAAAGACGACGGTGCAGATTTGGTAGAGACAAGCTATTTATTTCAAGGCCTGCTTTGTGCCAGACAATATTTCACCGCTAACAACCAAGCAGAACGGGAATTGCGCAACCGAATTGGTTGGTTGTGGAATGATATTGAATGGAATTGGTTCACCAATGGGGGACAAGAAGTGTTGTACTGGCATTGGAGTCCCAATAACGGCTGGGCTATGAATTTTCCGGTGCGCGGCTTTAATGAATGCCTCATCATGTATGTGTTGGCAGCAAGTGGCGAAAAATATCCGGTGAGTAGTGCGGTTTATCACCGCGGCTGGGCTGAAAGTAATTTCTTTAAAAATGGCAAAAGCTTTTATGGTATTAAGCTGCCATTGGGTTTTGATTATGGTGGGCCATTGTTCTTTTCACATTATTCTTTTCTGGGACTGGATCCGCGCGGATTGAAAGATCGCTACGCAGATTATTGGGAACAGAACAGGAATCATACACTCATCAACAGAGAACATTGTATTCGTAACCCCAATGGTTTCAAAGGTTATGGTGTGAATGCCTGGGGGTTAACTGCTAGTGATACTTACAATGGATACGCTGCACATTCGCCTACAGAAGACAATGGCACCATTACGCCAACTGCTGCATTGAGCGCATTTCCATATACGCCTGAGTACAGCATGCAGGCTTTAAAACATTTCTATTTTACCAAGGGTAATCAGTTGTGGTCGCCTTATGGTTTTGTGGATGCATACAATGAATCACAAAACTGGGTTGCTGCATCGCATCTGGCGATTGATCAGGGACCAATCATTGTGATGATTGAAAACTATCGTACTGGTTTGTTGTGGAAATTATTCATGAGTTGTCCGGAAATACAAAACGGGTTAACAAAACTTGGTTTTGAAAGTCCTTGGATCAAAAAATAA
- a CDS encoding family 43 glycosylhydrolase, which yields MRIQMDTISPYGLAILRMATGLLMAFHGMEVFDAATMRTYYDWEAFQNFSSPERIVYVGKGLEFVTGILLAIGFGTRIVAVCMAVAMLYITFFIGKGRFWYEDQHPFLFVLLALIYFFEGAATWSVDAHLRKLKTEKMKKWYLLVFACCMAMGAEAQQKTYCNPINIDYGYTPIPNFSEWGRHRATADPVVVNYKGDYYLFSTNQWGYWHSADMLNWTFHSRRFLRPWNAGYDELCAPAVGIIGDTMLVFGSTYTRNFTIWMSTNPKANEWKPLVDSFDIGGWDPSFFTDTDGRFYMYNGSSNKFPMYGVELDRKTMQPMGTRKEMYLLEPWRFGWQRFGEHMDNTFLDPFIEGSHMTKYKNKYYLQYGAPGTEFSGYADGLLVGENPLGPFRAMPDPLSIKLGGFVRGAGHGATFQDNFGKYWHISTTVVSVKNTFERRLGVWPTGFDADDMMYCNTTFGDYPHYIPSKDIADGYGKDGKSPYFTGWMLLNYNKPVQVSSTLGGYLPNNAVDELIKTYWSAATGNAGEYIQTDLGNISTVNAIQINYADQDVATDRLGKIPNQAHRYKLWHSTDGKKWQLLIDKSNNEKDIPHDYVELPQAVQTRFIKLENIAMPTGKFAISGLRVFGNGNGAKPDEVKGFIVLRTEKDKRSAFIKWKPVDNAFAYNIYYGTHPDKLYTSIMVHSNNEYWMKAMDANSTYYYSIEAVNENGVSVRTKPVKVD from the coding sequence ATGCGGATACAGATGGATACGATTAGTCCGTATGGATTAGCCATACTGCGAATGGCAACTGGCTTACTCATGGCATTTCATGGTATGGAAGTTTTTGATGCAGCCACCATGCGTACTTATTACGATTGGGAAGCATTTCAGAATTTTTCCTCTCCTGAGCGAATTGTCTATGTAGGAAAAGGATTAGAGTTTGTAACGGGCATACTCTTGGCCATTGGGTTTGGTACGCGAATCGTAGCAGTATGCATGGCTGTAGCGATGTTGTATATCACTTTCTTTATCGGTAAAGGAAGATTTTGGTATGAAGACCAGCATCCTTTCTTATTTGTGTTATTGGCTTTGATCTATTTTTTTGAAGGTGCAGCTACTTGGAGCGTAGATGCACATTTGCGTAAACTAAAGACGGAGAAAATGAAAAAGTGGTACTTGTTGGTATTTGCTTGTTGTATGGCAATGGGTGCAGAAGCACAGCAGAAAACCTATTGTAATCCTATCAATATTGATTACGGATACACGCCTATTCCCAACTTTAGTGAGTGGGGCAGGCATCGTGCTACAGCTGATCCTGTTGTGGTGAATTATAAAGGGGATTACTATCTCTTCAGCACCAATCAATGGGGCTATTGGCATAGTGCAGATATGTTGAACTGGACTTTCCATAGCAGACGATTTTTGCGTCCCTGGAATGCAGGCTATGATGAACTCTGTGCACCGGCTGTAGGTATTATTGGCGATACCATGCTTGTGTTTGGGTCAACTTATACTCGAAACTTTACCATTTGGATGAGCACAAATCCAAAAGCCAATGAGTGGAAACCTCTGGTAGATTCATTCGATATTGGTGGCTGGGATCCTTCCTTTTTTACTGATACGGATGGTAGGTTCTATATGTACAACGGCAGCAGCAATAAGTTTCCGATGTATGGTGTGGAGCTAGATAGGAAAACCATGCAGCCCATGGGTACAAGAAAAGAAATGTATTTGCTCGAACCTTGGCGTTTTGGTTGGCAGCGATTTGGTGAGCATATGGACAATACCTTTCTTGATCCATTCATTGAAGGCAGCCATATGACTAAGTATAAAAACAAATACTACCTGCAATATGGTGCACCGGGAACAGAATTCAGTGGCTATGCAGATGGGCTATTGGTAGGCGAGAATCCGCTTGGTCCATTTAGGGCCATGCCTGATCCGCTGAGTATCAAGTTGGGCGGCTTTGTTCGTGGTGCCGGTCACGGTGCTACTTTTCAGGATAATTTTGGAAAGTACTGGCACATCTCTACTACTGTGGTATCGGTTAAAAACACTTTTGAAAGAAGACTGGGTGTTTGGCCCACCGGTTTTGATGCAGATGATATGATGTATTGTAATACGACATTTGGTGACTATCCGCATTATATTCCTTCTAAAGACATTGCAGATGGTTATGGAAAGGATGGAAAATCGCCTTATTTCACAGGCTGGATGCTGCTCAACTACAACAAACCTGTTCAGGTATCATCCACACTTGGTGGTTACTTGCCCAATAATGCCGTAGATGAACTGATCAAAACCTACTGGAGTGCTGCAACAGGCAATGCGGGTGAATATATTCAAACCGATTTGGGTAATATCAGCACCGTTAACGCGATACAAATTAATTATGCTGATCAGGATGTAGCTACAGATCGGTTGGGTAAAATTCCCAATCAAGCGCATCGATATAAGCTATGGCATTCAACAGATGGAAAGAAATGGCAGTTACTGATCGATAAAAGCAATAATGAAAAAGATATTCCGCATGATTATGTAGAACTGCCGCAAGCTGTGCAAACAAGATTTATTAAACTGGAGAATATCGCCATGCCAACCGGTAAATTTGCCATCAGCGGTTTGCGTGTGTTTGGTAATGGTAATGGAGCTAAGCCGGATGAAGTGAAAGGATTTATTGTGTTGCGCACAGAGAAGGATAAGCGTAGTGCGTTTATTAAATGGAAACCTGTGGACAATGCTTTTGCTTATAATATCTATTATGGCACCCATCCTGATAAACTGTATACCAGCATTATGGTACATAGCAATAATGAATATTGGATGAAAGCAATGGATGCAAATAGCACTTATTATTATTCCATTGAAGCAGTAAATGAGAATGGAGTTTCTGTAAGAACCAAACCTGTAAAAGTAGATTGA